Proteins co-encoded in one Phycodurus eques isolate BA_2022a chromosome 14, UOR_Pequ_1.1, whole genome shotgun sequence genomic window:
- the LOC133413083 gene encoding transcription factor Sp3-like isoform X2 — protein sequence MASADVDSSQSDFLQETQTTDMSAIQLSGSDRWEVLTPVSAAKDDLNGGIVTSNGQYVLPLSGLHNQPIYVTAPGGEAAANGVSGIQYQIQNADGTLTSFQTQGLDDGTGQIQLLQDNSHGGIGISCSTAATTDLLTQAGQVQSIQGLPLAGGSAYPVGLPGNITFVPINSVDLESLGLTAAQTVPIATGVTAEGTLIMSGQTLESAGQDGKLTVGGDGNQELYVPTSEAPSQLPATIDGTGVLTQATAVSAGVSDPSSSSENFNSHLQQIQVSSSSAATLSQPILQLSGDGQAQVAAGQDLNAAAAGQTLQSVQLVNPGTFLIQAQTVSPTGQIQWQTFQVQGVQSLQGLQLPQGQGQQLTLAPVQTLPQVTLPNLQTVTVNSLTQSGVQFTQQSDVTNSPAGIHIKEEPESEEWHLGGDSTLNPSDLNNLRVQMAADDDVDGASGEGKRLRRVACTCPNCKESGGRGSGLGKKKLHICHIVGCGKVYGKTSHLRAHLRWHSGERPFVCNWMYCGKRFTRSDELQRHRRTHTGEKKFVCGECAKRFMRSDHLAKHIKTHQNKKGGAPASSSSPLPTDTLITADGTTLILQSAAAHNLVANQEIPLQLVTVAPGEAIE from the exons ATGGCGTCCGCGGACGTGGACAGCAGTCAAAGCGACTTTCTGCAGGAAACGCAG ACGACAGACATGTCTGCCATTCAGCTGTCGGGATCAGACCGCTGGGAGGTGTTAACGCCCGTCTCGGCCGCCAAGGATGATCTCAATGGCGGAATCGTCACGTCCAACGGGCAGTACGTGCTTCCCCTCAGTGGTCTCCACAACCAGCCCATCTATGTCACGGCGCCTGGGGGCGAGGCGGCGGCCAATGGCGTGTCGGGCATACAGTATCAG ATCCAAAACGCAGACGGGACGCTGACAAGCTTCCAGACGCAAGGCTTGGATGACGGCACGGGGCAGATCCAGCTCCTCCAAGACAACAGTCATGGCGGCATCGGAATCAGCTGCTCTACGGCGGCCACCACGGACCTCTTGACGCAGGCGGGGCAAGTGCAGTCCATCCAGGGCCTCCCGCTGGCCGGGGGCTCGGCGTATCCCGTGGGGTTGCCCGGCAACATCACCTTCGTGCCCATCAACAGCGTTGACCTGGAGTCACTGGGCCTGACGGCGGCACAGACGGTACCCATCGCCACAGGCGTGACGGCGGAGGGCACGCTGATCATGAGCGGTCAGACCCTAGAGAGCGCCGGGCAGGATGGCAAACTGACGGTGGGGGGCGACGGCAACCAGGAGCTCTACGTGCCCACCTCCGAGGCCCCCTCGCAGCTCCCCGCCACCATCGACGGGACGGGTGTGCTGACTCAGGCCACAGCCGTGTCCGCCGGCGTGTCGGACCCCTCGTCCTCTTCAGAGAACTTTAATTCCCACCTGCAGCAGATCCAG GTGTCGTCCTCCAGCGCCGCCACCCTCTCGCAGCCCATCCTGCAGCTGTCGGGCGACGGTCAAGCCCAGGTGGCAGCGGGCCAAGACTTGAACGCGGCGGCGGCTGGTCAGACCCTTCAGAGCGTCCAGTTGGTCAACCCGGGGACTTTCCTCATCCAGGCCCAGACGGTCAGCCCCACCGGGCAGATCCAATGGCAGACGTTCCAG GTTCAGGGTGTTCAGTCGCTTCAGGGGCTCCAACTGCCACAGGGGCAGGGCCAACAGCTGACCTTGGCCCCAGTGCAGACCCTCCCGCAGGTCACCCTGCCCAACCTCCAGACTGTGACCGTCAACTCGTTGACGCAAAGCGGGGTGCAGTTCACGCAGCAGAGCGACGTGACCAACAGCCCGGCTG GCATCCACATCAAGGAGGAGCCCGAATCTGAGGAGTGGCACCTGGGTGGCGACTCCACGCTCAACCCCAGCGACTTGAACAACCTGCGCGTGCAGATGGCCGCCGACGACGACGTGGACGGCGCCAGCGGCGAGGGCAAGAGGCTGCGGAGGGTGGCCTGCACCTGCCCCAACTGTAAAGAGTCCGGAGGAAG aggTTCCGGGCTGGGCAAGAAGAAGCTGCACATCTGCCATATCGTCGGTTGCGGCAAAGTCTACGGCAAGACGTCTCACCTGCGCGCCCACCTGCGCTGGCACAGCGGCGAGCGGCCGTTCGTGTGCAACTGGATGTACTGCGGCAAGAGGTTCACCAGGAGCGACGAGCTGCAGAGACACAGGAGGACGCACACAG GCGAGAAGAAGTTTGTGTGCGGCGAGTGCGCCAAGCGCTTCATGCGGAGCGACCACCTGGCCAAGCACATAAAGACTCACCAGAACAAAAAGGGCGGCGCCCCCGCCTCGTCGTCGTCGCCCTTGCCCACCGACACCCTCATCACAGCCGACGGCACCACGCTCATCCTGCAGTCGGCCGCCGCCCACAACCTGGTAGCCAATCAGGAGATTCCGCTGCAACTGGTCACTGTGGCACCCGGCGAGGCGATTGAATGA
- the LOC133413083 gene encoding transcription factor Sp3-like isoform X1 yields the protein MASADVDSSQSDFLQETQTTDMSAIQLSGSDRWEVLTPVSAAKDDLNGGIVTSNGQYVLPLSGLHNQPIYVTAPGGEAAANGVSGIQYQVIPQIQNADGTLTSFQTQGLDDGTGQIQLLQDNSHGGIGISCSTAATTDLLTQAGQVQSIQGLPLAGGSAYPVGLPGNITFVPINSVDLESLGLTAAQTVPIATGVTAEGTLIMSGQTLESAGQDGKLTVGGDGNQELYVPTSEAPSQLPATIDGTGVLTQATAVSAGVSDPSSSSENFNSHLQQIQVSSSSAATLSQPILQLSGDGQAQVAAGQDLNAAAAGQTLQSVQLVNPGTFLIQAQTVSPTGQIQWQTFQVQGVQSLQGLQLPQGQGQQLTLAPVQTLPQVTLPNLQTVTVNSLTQSGVQFTQQSDVTNSPAGIHIKEEPESEEWHLGGDSTLNPSDLNNLRVQMAADDDVDGASGEGKRLRRVACTCPNCKESGGRGSGLGKKKLHICHIVGCGKVYGKTSHLRAHLRWHSGERPFVCNWMYCGKRFTRSDELQRHRRTHTGEKKFVCGECAKRFMRSDHLAKHIKTHQNKKGGAPASSSSPLPTDTLITADGTTLILQSAAAHNLVANQEIPLQLVTVAPGEAIE from the exons ATGGCGTCCGCGGACGTGGACAGCAGTCAAAGCGACTTTCTGCAGGAAACGCAG ACGACAGACATGTCTGCCATTCAGCTGTCGGGATCAGACCGCTGGGAGGTGTTAACGCCCGTCTCGGCCGCCAAGGATGATCTCAATGGCGGAATCGTCACGTCCAACGGGCAGTACGTGCTTCCCCTCAGTGGTCTCCACAACCAGCCCATCTATGTCACGGCGCCTGGGGGCGAGGCGGCGGCCAATGGCGTGTCGGGCATACAGTATCAG GTCATCCCTCAGATCCAAAACGCAGACGGGACGCTGACAAGCTTCCAGACGCAAGGCTTGGATGACGGCACGGGGCAGATCCAGCTCCTCCAAGACAACAGTCATGGCGGCATCGGAATCAGCTGCTCTACGGCGGCCACCACGGACCTCTTGACGCAGGCGGGGCAAGTGCAGTCCATCCAGGGCCTCCCGCTGGCCGGGGGCTCGGCGTATCCCGTGGGGTTGCCCGGCAACATCACCTTCGTGCCCATCAACAGCGTTGACCTGGAGTCACTGGGCCTGACGGCGGCACAGACGGTACCCATCGCCACAGGCGTGACGGCGGAGGGCACGCTGATCATGAGCGGTCAGACCCTAGAGAGCGCCGGGCAGGATGGCAAACTGACGGTGGGGGGCGACGGCAACCAGGAGCTCTACGTGCCCACCTCCGAGGCCCCCTCGCAGCTCCCCGCCACCATCGACGGGACGGGTGTGCTGACTCAGGCCACAGCCGTGTCCGCCGGCGTGTCGGACCCCTCGTCCTCTTCAGAGAACTTTAATTCCCACCTGCAGCAGATCCAG GTGTCGTCCTCCAGCGCCGCCACCCTCTCGCAGCCCATCCTGCAGCTGTCGGGCGACGGTCAAGCCCAGGTGGCAGCGGGCCAAGACTTGAACGCGGCGGCGGCTGGTCAGACCCTTCAGAGCGTCCAGTTGGTCAACCCGGGGACTTTCCTCATCCAGGCCCAGACGGTCAGCCCCACCGGGCAGATCCAATGGCAGACGTTCCAG GTTCAGGGTGTTCAGTCGCTTCAGGGGCTCCAACTGCCACAGGGGCAGGGCCAACAGCTGACCTTGGCCCCAGTGCAGACCCTCCCGCAGGTCACCCTGCCCAACCTCCAGACTGTGACCGTCAACTCGTTGACGCAAAGCGGGGTGCAGTTCACGCAGCAGAGCGACGTGACCAACAGCCCGGCTG GCATCCACATCAAGGAGGAGCCCGAATCTGAGGAGTGGCACCTGGGTGGCGACTCCACGCTCAACCCCAGCGACTTGAACAACCTGCGCGTGCAGATGGCCGCCGACGACGACGTGGACGGCGCCAGCGGCGAGGGCAAGAGGCTGCGGAGGGTGGCCTGCACCTGCCCCAACTGTAAAGAGTCCGGAGGAAG aggTTCCGGGCTGGGCAAGAAGAAGCTGCACATCTGCCATATCGTCGGTTGCGGCAAAGTCTACGGCAAGACGTCTCACCTGCGCGCCCACCTGCGCTGGCACAGCGGCGAGCGGCCGTTCGTGTGCAACTGGATGTACTGCGGCAAGAGGTTCACCAGGAGCGACGAGCTGCAGAGACACAGGAGGACGCACACAG GCGAGAAGAAGTTTGTGTGCGGCGAGTGCGCCAAGCGCTTCATGCGGAGCGACCACCTGGCCAAGCACATAAAGACTCACCAGAACAAAAAGGGCGGCGCCCCCGCCTCGTCGTCGTCGCCCTTGCCCACCGACACCCTCATCACAGCCGACGGCACCACGCTCATCCTGCAGTCGGCCGCCGCCCACAACCTGGTAGCCAATCAGGAGATTCCGCTGCAACTGGTCACTGTGGCACCCGGCGAGGCGATTGAATGA